In Agarivorans gilvus, one genomic interval encodes:
- a CDS encoding NAD-dependent succinate-semialdehyde dehydrogenase yields the protein MIVTTNPSTGKVIQEYAALSEQQVDQQIKRAKAAFPAWSALSYAERAQVLQRVAASLRNNKAKLSQLMTDEMGKPVKEAGPEVEKSAWCAEHYAEHAQAYLADLELPSDAQRSYVKHQALGTLLGVLPWNAPLWIAFRYLAPALMAGNTCVLKHDPHVAGCGQAIVELFHEAGAPEDIVVNLPIANQQVEQAIRHPDIAAVSFTGSAKAGAIVASIAASEIKHAVLELGGSDPLIVLEDADLEAAADTAVLSRIINAGQSCIAAKRIIVAQSIYASFIDKLQQRLSQLTVGDPNDVATDVGPIARADLRDNLHRQVCESIAQGAKCLLGGEMPKTEGFFYPVTLLVDVSPNMTAFKEEVFGPVMVVSSARDVEHAIALANDSEYGLGAAVWTNNAQLAEQLAWQIEAGQVAINGIVKTDPRLPSGGIKRSGLGRELGPHGIKEFVNAKQVWIK from the coding sequence ATGATAGTGACAACCAATCCTAGCACCGGAAAAGTGATTCAAGAGTATGCTGCGCTGAGCGAGCAGCAAGTCGATCAGCAGATTAAGCGCGCCAAAGCGGCATTTCCAGCTTGGTCGGCACTAAGCTATGCAGAACGGGCTCAAGTGTTACAGCGGGTCGCAGCGAGCTTGCGCAACAACAAGGCTAAGCTCTCTCAACTGATGACCGATGAAATGGGCAAGCCGGTGAAAGAAGCAGGCCCCGAGGTAGAAAAATCCGCTTGGTGTGCTGAGCATTATGCCGAGCATGCCCAAGCTTATTTAGCCGATTTAGAGCTGCCTTCCGATGCCCAGCGCAGTTACGTTAAACATCAAGCTTTAGGTACCTTGTTGGGCGTTTTACCTTGGAATGCACCGTTGTGGATAGCCTTTCGTTATTTGGCGCCAGCGCTAATGGCCGGCAATACCTGTGTATTAAAGCATGACCCGCATGTGGCAGGCTGCGGTCAGGCCATCGTGGAGTTGTTTCATGAGGCAGGGGCACCCGAAGATATAGTGGTGAATTTGCCGATAGCTAATCAACAAGTGGAACAGGCAATTCGCCACCCAGACATTGCGGCGGTTTCATTCACCGGTTCTGCTAAGGCAGGCGCAATAGTGGCCAGCATCGCCGCTTCTGAAATTAAGCATGCGGTATTGGAGTTAGGAGGCTCTGATCCGCTGATTGTATTAGAGGACGCTGACTTAGAGGCCGCTGCCGATACTGCGGTCTTATCACGTATTATCAACGCGGGGCAATCCTGTATTGCGGCTAAGCGGATCATCGTGGCGCAGTCAATCTATGCCAGCTTTATCGATAAACTGCAGCAGCGCTTGAGCCAACTTACTGTGGGTGATCCTAATGATGTGGCTACCGATGTTGGCCCCATCGCACGTGCTGATTTACGCGACAACCTCCATCGACAAGTGTGCGAAAGCATAGCACAAGGCGCCAAGTGTTTACTCGGGGGAGAGATGCCAAAAACGGAAGGCTTTTTTTATCCAGTGACGCTATTGGTTGATGTAAGCCCTAATATGACCGCCTTTAAAGAAGAGGTGTTTGGTCCGGTGATGGTGGTCAGTTCGGCTCGAGATGTTGAACACGCGATTGCCCTAGCTAACGATAGTGAATATGGGCTGGGGGCCGCGGTGTGGACTAACAATGCGCAATTGGCAGAGCAACTGGCTTGGCAAATCGAAGCCGGCCAGGTGGCGATTAACGGCATTGTTAAAACTGATCCAAGGCTTCCCAGTGGGGGGATTAAACGTTCAGGCTTGGGACGCGAGCTGGGCCCTCATGGCATTAAAGAGTTTGTTAACGCCAAACAAGTGTGGATTAAATAA